Proteins encoded in a region of the Thermocaproicibacter melissae genome:
- a CDS encoding transglutaminase domain-containing protein, with protein MRKGTISAILCTTAAVVLDSVAVSSYAGHKDLVNQFDKTIKQVTNITQDNVSRLTASSDKPKTSEIVVSEATTSAADEVRTVKKIEKVLPSSSKTEKNVAVTSKSTSRQYTPVKQQECYLALKSKAARSIYRLIGDNVNWISEQKSDSGYYPIRTITYSGDVTETEIQLGMLAYLDDNPQVFWVAGVYGFSKHNGKTDIQLFSVLSPNECIAMQKKLDSAVSKVISSIPSGLSEFAREEYLFHYLASHCVYDSAATQSSGNWQPFSACGPLISGKAVCEGYSRAMQLLAGRVGINCTLVYGWHNGVGHMWNEIQIDGSWYHLDLTWCDNSMLIYNYFNVTDSVIKKSHQISQLYSELSKDQLKSESVSFNFVLHNCNSVRDNYFRKRGIPVSSATNAKDQNIINQLVPLIKAGKTTAVFLIQDNFNATVQKMGSGELSQWLLRAALAAGKKPNSVEVKYVPDQYNSGVTATFSFH; from the coding sequence GTGAGAAAAGGTACAATTTCTGCGATTTTGTGTACAACGGCAGCCGTCGTCCTGGATTCGGTCGCAGTATCTTCCTATGCAGGGCACAAAGACTTAGTCAATCAGTTCGATAAAACAATCAAACAAGTTACAAATATCACTCAGGATAACGTCTCACGCCTTACTGCCAGTAGTGATAAACCGAAAACATCCGAGATTGTAGTTAGCGAAGCAACCACATCAGCTGCCGATGAGGTCCGCACAGTAAAGAAAATCGAAAAGGTACTTCCAAGTTCTTCAAAAACCGAGAAGAATGTGGCAGTTACCTCCAAAAGCACCTCCAGGCAATACACCCCTGTGAAGCAGCAGGAGTGCTATCTGGCGCTGAAATCCAAAGCCGCGCGCAGTATTTACCGATTGATTGGTGATAATGTCAATTGGATTTCCGAGCAAAAATCGGATTCTGGCTATTACCCCATCCGCACGATTACCTATTCCGGCGATGTTACGGAAACCGAGATACAGTTGGGCATGCTCGCTTATCTCGATGATAATCCGCAAGTTTTTTGGGTCGCTGGCGTTTACGGATTCAGCAAGCATAATGGCAAAACCGACATTCAGCTGTTTTCAGTCCTGTCCCCGAATGAATGTATTGCGATGCAAAAAAAGCTCGATTCTGCCGTTTCTAAAGTAATTTCATCGATTCCGTCTGGCTTGAGTGAGTTTGCGCGGGAAGAATATCTATTTCATTATCTTGCTTCCCATTGCGTATATGACTCAGCGGCAACGCAAAGCTCTGGAAATTGGCAGCCCTTTAGTGCCTGCGGACCTCTCATCAGCGGAAAAGCCGTTTGTGAGGGCTATTCCCGTGCGATGCAGCTTCTAGCCGGCCGCGTCGGAATCAACTGCACGCTTGTTTACGGCTGGCATAACGGCGTCGGCCATATGTGGAATGAGATCCAGATCGATGGCAGCTGGTATCACCTTGACCTCACATGGTGCGATAATTCGATGCTCATCTATAATTATTTTAATGTTACAGATTCGGTTATCAAAAAATCGCATCAGATATCTCAGCTGTATTCTGAATTATCGAAGGACCAGCTGAAGAGCGAGTCTGTTTCTTTTAACTTTGTGTTGCATAACTGCAATTCGGTCCGCGATAACTATTTTCGAAAGCGTGGAATTCCTGTCTCTTCTGCAACAAATGCCAAGGATCAGAATATTATTAATCAGTTGGTACCATTAATCAAGGCCGGAAAGACCACGGCTGTTTTCTTGATTCAGGATAACTTTAATGCTACTGTTCAGAAGATGGGCTCCGGTGAATTGTCGCAATGGCTGCTTCGAGCTGCCCTTGCTGCCGGTAAGAAACCTAATTCCGTAGAAGTAAAGTATGTCCCAGACCAATATAACAGCGGTGTCACAGCGACGTTTTCGTTTCACTGA
- a CDS encoding ISL3 family transposase: MLCTHSTEKLLGLKGVIVKNVRQLPDKTEIFIELPRKPHICPCCEHQTSYVHDYRCQTVKDIPAFGKHTSLILRKRRYRCSSCGKRFFEHNSFLPRYHRMTNRLAAYIISKLSDVRSFTSVAREVNLSVSTIIRIFDCINYGKPQQLPEVVSIDEFKGNTNNEKYQCILTDPVRHRILDILPARYNHKLTEYFSRIDRSQTKYFVSDMWSTYASIAQTYFKNSIYVIDKYHYIRQVFWAFEAIRKEEQKRFSKTRRIYFKRSRTLLNKRYEFLTPEQKQQVNIMLYASSRLLTAYSLKEQFFKVLDSSDSQSARTALSHWIMTAQNSGLSRFVACGNTMVRWSKGILNSFDCPYTNGFTEGVNNKIKVLKRNAYGYHNFTRFRNRILHMFHVSTKNGAA, from the coding sequence ATGCTCTGTACTCATTCTACCGAAAAACTGCTTGGATTAAAAGGGGTAATCGTAAAAAATGTGAGGCAATTACCCGATAAAACGGAAATTTTCATTGAGTTGCCGAGAAAGCCGCATATTTGCCCTTGCTGTGAACATCAAACCAGCTATGTCCATGATTACCGTTGTCAAACGGTAAAGGACATTCCCGCTTTTGGTAAACACACCAGTTTAATTCTCCGCAAGCGCCGGTATCGCTGCTCTTCCTGCGGAAAGCGTTTCTTTGAACATAACTCGTTTCTGCCAAGATATCACCGCATGACAAATCGATTAGCCGCGTATATCATTTCAAAGCTTTCCGACGTACGTTCCTTTACCAGTGTAGCACGAGAAGTAAATCTTTCGGTTTCAACCATAATCCGGATTTTTGATTGTATCAACTATGGAAAGCCGCAGCAATTACCCGAAGTTGTATCAATTGATGAGTTTAAAGGCAATACAAACAATGAGAAATATCAATGCATTCTGACCGATCCGGTCCGGCACCGAATCCTTGATATTCTTCCTGCTCGTTACAACCACAAGCTGACAGAATATTTTAGCCGGATCGACCGTTCTCAAACCAAGTATTTTGTCAGCGATATGTGGAGTACATATGCTAGTATTGCTCAGACATATTTTAAAAATTCCATTTATGTCATTGACAAATATCATTACATTCGTCAGGTATTTTGGGCTTTTGAAGCTATTCGCAAGGAAGAACAGAAAAGGTTTAGCAAGACCCGAAGAATTTACTTTAAGCGCTCTCGAACCTTGCTGAACAAACGATATGAATTTCTCACTCCGGAGCAAAAACAACAGGTTAATATCATGCTTTATGCAAGCAGCCGTTTGCTGACAGCCTACTCTCTTAAAGAACAGTTTTTCAAAGTTCTTGATTCCTCCGACAGTCAGTCCGCACGGACAGCGCTATCCCATTGGATTATGACCGCACAAAACAGTGGCCTTTCAAGATTTGTTGCTTGTGGAAATACCATGGTGCGCTGGTCAAAAGGTATTCTAAATTCGTTTGATTGCCCTTACACCAATGGTTTTACCGAAGGGGTTAACAACAAGATTAAGGTACTCAAACGCAATGCCTACGGTTATCATAATTTTACCCGCTTTCGTAATCGCATTCTTCACATGTTCCATGTTTCAACGAAAAATGGAGCAGCTTAG
- a CDS encoding phospholipase D family protein produces MFHRRRVGIFTTIAALAAVAVIMAFGQDIQLPKTGIVSDALSALTANVSTGTDTAKVEYYFPRAGQDVQSQLISVINSADKTLDVAIYSFTDTKIGDAMIQAHQRGVTVRVITDQEQATGKSQKALLKKLVQAGIPVKENTHSGLMHLKVTIVDDKVATTGSFNYTKAAEKTNDEVFVILRDETAAKDFEAEFETMWNDKTRFTDYK; encoded by the coding sequence ATGTTCCACAGAAGAAGAGTCGGCATTTTTACGACGATTGCAGCATTAGCAGCTGTAGCGGTCATAATGGCGTTCGGCCAAGATATTCAGCTCCCGAAAACAGGGATTGTTTCGGATGCGCTCAGCGCGCTGACGGCGAATGTGAGTACCGGCACCGATACGGCAAAAGTGGAGTATTATTTCCCGCGTGCCGGCCAAGATGTTCAGTCCCAACTGATATCCGTCATAAATTCAGCCGACAAAACGCTTGACGTTGCCATTTACAGCTTCACAGACACAAAAATCGGCGACGCAATGATACAGGCACATCAGAGGGGCGTTACAGTCCGAGTGATAACGGATCAGGAACAGGCGACAGGAAAGTCTCAGAAAGCACTGTTGAAGAAACTCGTTCAGGCAGGCATACCGGTTAAGGAAAACACACATTCCGGTTTAATGCATTTAAAAGTAACAATCGTTGATGATAAAGTCGCAACAACCGGCAGCTTTAACTACACAAAGGCGGCTGAAAAGACGAACGACGAAGTGTTTGTCATTCTGCGAGATGAAACTGCTGCAAAGGATTTTGAGGCAGAATTTGAAACTATGTGGAACGACAAAACGCGATTTACGGATTATAAGTAG
- a CDS encoding DUF6143 family protein, with amino-acid sequence MTNSGFRNQLGRTVEIPIELYESMRGRYFLGLAEGLTLSAGTSAWARLCNPRLSGVNLYLDTWSVSTVSESPFRVQCWLDANPSGNSSNSDFITPANLSIRPVPISRAFIQQASNVYHEPDEGVEVFSRSGVAGETLVDEENGKIIIPPCSSFLIYVSITDPSALEGEASISFEWWEDNLS; translated from the coding sequence ATGACAAACTCAGGTTTCCGGAACCAGCTGGGAAGAACGGTTGAGATTCCGATTGAATTGTATGAATCAATGCGCGGAAGATATTTCCTAGGTTTGGCCGAGGGCCTGACACTGAGCGCTGGCACCAGTGCGTGGGCAAGACTTTGCAATCCCCGTCTTTCCGGTGTTAATTTGTATCTCGACACATGGTCGGTGTCAACTGTTTCCGAAAGCCCGTTCCGCGTGCAGTGCTGGCTGGATGCCAATCCTTCGGGGAATTCCAGTAATTCGGATTTTATCACACCGGCTAATCTTTCGATTCGTCCGGTTCCGATTTCCCGTGCATTTATTCAGCAAGCCTCCAATGTCTATCATGAGCCGGACGAAGGAGTAGAAGTATTCTCCCGCAGCGGTGTAGCAGGAGAAACTTTGGTGGATGAGGAAAACGGAAAAATCATTATTCCTCCGTGCAGTTCCTTTTTGATTTATGTTTCGATAACGGATCCCTCCGCCTTGGAAGGGGAAGCGAGCATTTCATTTGAATGGTGGGAGGATAATCTCTCATAG
- a CDS encoding helicase-related protein, whose product MDFQTSFTTHANTFLQKNGGNHAAVFFRGFGCRQIEAILKFDGAVPHYGILNPDGTLNILKLDSKKAEIADFLLTGSGLRVGIYEQLLAALSAVPDFVTRYAGKIIIAENNLFAKKYPAVIPAEDANALYRYFQGNGKLPDELAVFLNYYGGVDSIDENHFFTFPLSRDLKADSEVLPLFPERECSFAEGSPSETSITVSGNSFLALKADLLDGTMPAVTDFTLASRKEPQEYSFPAFAAIMDELGVPCKLYSYSEFNQRDCASADLLLPLLRRHWGADADFRNLEFYAGTDETSQDTVTISQGEIVAQIVHQCEAAMEKGRDYHDLFITAPTGAGKSLLFQLPALHLAEQYNKITIVITPLIALMKDQVNQLETERGINCATYINSTLSYEEREKRIAQIHSGEKSIVYLAPELLVNAKLETITGGRPLGLFVIDEAHIVTSWGKDFRADYWYLGDFLKHMRQQGARFPVLCLTATAIYGGAEDVVNETISSLFLSDPLIYLGSVRRSNIEFDIRHVPVKSVTGGVEAFKVKRAAEIIKSYVEKGEKSLVYCPFTTQVDDIYTALDPAIRQKVKKYYGTLDKQTRDEAQNSFRRGECTVMICTKAFGMGIDVKDIRNIYHFAPTGSLADYVQEVGRAARETGSVGNASADYLPTDIRYVRTLYSISEMKQYQLREMLRKILSISKREGQNSFYLSPDAFQYLFSNRELENKVKNGLLLLEKDLEQKAGYPLLTVRPQSILTESYVNVPRSYVKQFDQDFGQEVTHLDDVTKRILPSRNKRYESDTTVINSGEIYKLNMLSIWEKHFQGMSYSQFNHKFFTGELFPSTTMERFSPRIHIRADYKYPFPELLERLKETCTTIASVFRNAKTRGETFTVEDFKKWLVEAFGERFEREDFAGLILDLFVADLSRNVGFRANSDRQKFITSRKSPSGTMVYRVMNTGYLSMPNYFVQLASQCPPDENNVYQAYIPLGKPNKQPERLRLFSFLELFGLASYQVRGSQNMEIFIRINDMQKLAEMNVDKYSNGVLTDIKRRHKVAQEIMMSFMSRDLTSEQRWKVIEDYFLGHEEAVRAALKSSDDSDISSLLESIAATPSKKSK is encoded by the coding sequence TTGGATTTCCAGACTAGTTTTACTACACATGCGAATACGTTTTTACAGAAGAACGGCGGCAATCATGCCGCCGTGTTTTTCCGCGGTTTTGGATGCAGACAAATTGAAGCAATTCTTAAATTTGACGGCGCAGTGCCGCATTATGGTATCCTGAACCCAGACGGCACATTGAATATTTTGAAATTAGACAGCAAAAAAGCCGAAATTGCAGATTTCCTCCTGACCGGCAGCGGCCTTCGGGTGGGCATCTATGAACAATTGCTCGCCGCCCTTTCCGCTGTACCGGATTTTGTTACACGATATGCAGGGAAAATTATTATCGCTGAAAATAACCTCTTTGCAAAGAAATATCCGGCTGTAATACCAGCAGAGGACGCCAATGCGCTTTATCGCTATTTTCAGGGAAACGGCAAACTGCCGGATGAGCTTGCCGTTTTTCTGAATTATTACGGCGGTGTGGATTCCATTGACGAGAATCACTTTTTTACGTTTCCGCTCTCTCGCGACTTGAAAGCGGATTCCGAAGTACTTCCGCTGTTTCCGGAGCGGGAATGCAGCTTTGCGGAAGGAAGTCCGTCGGAAACGAGCATCACAGTTTCGGGCAATTCCTTCTTGGCCCTGAAAGCAGACCTGCTGGATGGAACAATGCCCGCTGTAACGGACTTCACGCTTGCTTCACGAAAAGAACCGCAAGAATACTCCTTCCCCGCATTTGCGGCAATCATGGACGAACTCGGTGTTCCGTGCAAACTATATTCTTACTCCGAATTCAACCAAAGGGACTGTGCTTCTGCGGATTTGCTTCTGCCGCTTCTTCGCAGACACTGGGGTGCAGATGCTGATTTCCGCAATCTCGAATTTTATGCTGGGACTGATGAAACATCGCAGGACACCGTAACCATTTCGCAGGGCGAAATCGTCGCGCAGATTGTCCATCAATGTGAAGCCGCAATGGAGAAGGGTCGTGACTACCACGACTTATTCATTACCGCACCGACGGGCGCGGGAAAATCGCTGCTTTTCCAGCTGCCCGCTCTTCATCTTGCAGAACAGTATAACAAAATTACCATCGTCATCACCCCGCTGATTGCATTGATGAAAGATCAAGTGAATCAGCTTGAAACCGAGCGCGGCATTAACTGCGCAACCTACATCAACTCGACGCTCTCTTACGAAGAACGCGAGAAGCGCATTGCGCAAATCCATTCCGGCGAAAAATCTATTGTGTATTTGGCACCGGAACTGCTTGTAAACGCTAAGCTGGAAACCATCACCGGCGGCAGACCGCTGGGTCTGTTCGTAATCGACGAAGCACACATCGTTACTTCATGGGGTAAAGATTTCCGTGCAGATTACTGGTACCTCGGTGATTTTCTGAAACATATGAGGCAGCAGGGCGCCCGCTTTCCTGTCTTGTGCTTAACGGCAACGGCCATTTACGGCGGCGCAGAAGACGTTGTCAACGAGACAATCTCCAGTCTGTTCCTCAGCGACCCGCTGATTTACCTTGGCAGCGTACGGCGCAGCAATATTGAGTTCGATATCCGCCATGTTCCGGTGAAAAGCGTTACCGGCGGTGTGGAAGCCTTTAAGGTGAAAAGGGCTGCCGAAATCATCAAGTCCTATGTGGAGAAGGGCGAAAAATCGCTCGTATATTGCCCGTTTACCACGCAGGTAGACGATATTTACACGGCTTTGGACCCGGCAATCCGGCAAAAAGTCAAGAAATATTACGGCACGCTGGACAAACAGACCCGCGACGAAGCGCAGAACAGCTTCCGCCGAGGCGAATGTACGGTTATGATCTGCACAAAAGCATTCGGCATGGGCATTGACGTGAAAGATATCCGGAATATCTATCATTTTGCGCCTACCGGAAGTCTGGCGGACTATGTTCAGGAAGTCGGCCGTGCAGCACGCGAAACTGGTTCCGTTGGGAATGCTTCCGCAGACTATCTGCCTACCGACATTCGCTACGTCAGAACGCTTTACAGCATCTCCGAAATGAAACAGTATCAGCTTCGCGAAATGCTGCGCAAAATCCTTTCCATCTCGAAAAGAGAAGGACAGAACAGCTTCTATCTTTCTCCCGATGCGTTTCAATATCTGTTCAGCAACCGAGAACTTGAAAACAAGGTCAAGAACGGCCTTCTTCTATTGGAAAAGGACCTCGAACAAAAAGCTGGCTACCCGCTTCTTACAGTACGGCCGCAATCCATCCTGACGGAAAGCTACGTCAATGTGCCGCGTTCTTATGTTAAGCAGTTCGACCAGGATTTTGGGCAGGAAGTCACCCATCTGGACGATGTGACAAAACGAATTCTGCCATCGCGAAACAAGCGTTACGAATCCGACACGACAGTCATCAACAGCGGAGAAATCTATAAGTTGAATATGCTTTCTATTTGGGAAAAGCATTTTCAGGGCATGAGTTATTCCCAATTCAATCACAAATTTTTCACGGGTGAATTGTTCCCTTCCACAACAATGGAGCGTTTTTCACCTCGTATCCATATTCGCGCTGATTATAAATATCCGTTCCCAGAACTTTTGGAAAGGCTGAAAGAAACCTGCACAACCATTGCCTCAGTTTTCCGAAACGCAAAAACACGGGGCGAAACGTTTACCGTAGAAGATTTCAAAAAATGGCTTGTAGAAGCCTTCGGAGAAAGGTTTGAACGCGAAGACTTTGCCGGGTTGATTCTGGACCTTTTCGTGGCAGATCTCTCGCGCAATGTTGGGTTCCGCGCCAACAGCGATCGGCAGAAATTCATCACTTCCCGAAAATCCCCGTCAGGAACAATGGTTTACCGCGTGATGAATACCGGTTACCTCAGCATGCCGAATTATTTCGTACAGCTAGCCTCGCAATGCCCGCCCGATGAAAACAATGTTTACCAAGCATATATTCCTTTGGGCAAGCCCAATAAACAGCCGGAACGGCTGCGTTTGTTCTCTTTCCTGGAATTGTTCGGGTTAGCCTCCTACCAGGTCCGCGGAAGCCAGAACATGGAGATATTTATTCGCATCAACGACATGCAGAAACTTGCCGAGATGAATGTGGATAAATACTCAAACGGCGTTCTAACGGACATCAAACGCAGACATAAGGTGGCACAGGAGATTATGATGAGCTTTATGTCCCGGGATTTGACGAGCGAGCAGCGCTGGAAAGTAATTGAAGATTATTTTTTGGGGCATGAAGAAGCTGTTCGAGCCGCTCTAAAAAGCAGCGACGATTCCGATATTTCCTCTTTATTGGAATCAATCGCTGCAACTCCATCCAAAAAATCAAAATAA
- a CDS encoding YlmC/YmxH family sporulation protein, which translates to MNCRIEDMRHKEVINIKDGARLGAVSDLEIDTTNARVSAIVIYGRLRWFGLLGREDDIVIRWQDIQVIGDDTILVNYNSPIRTKGPPRGLGALLGYYK; encoded by the coding sequence GTGAACTGCAGGATTGAGGATATGCGCCATAAAGAAGTTATCAATATCAAAGACGGTGCTCGTCTGGGGGCCGTCTCTGACCTCGAAATAGACACGACAAACGCACGGGTCTCGGCAATTGTCATTTACGGGAGGCTGCGCTGGTTCGGGCTGCTCGGGCGCGAAGACGATATTGTAATTCGCTGGCAGGATATTCAGGTAATCGGCGACGATACCATTCTTGTCAACTACAACAGCCCCATTCGCACCAAAGGACCGCCGCGCGGACTGGGAGCTTTGCTGGGATACTACAAATAA
- the sigG gene encoding RNA polymerase sporulation sigma factor SigG, giving the protein MQYNKVEICGVNTSKLKVLTEKEKMELLRKAREGDTQARDELIKGNLRLVLSVIQRFTNRGENLDDLFQVGCIGLIKAIDHFDINQGVRFSTYGVPMIIGEIRRYLRDNNSIRVSRSLRDTAYKAMQVKEKMLATNNREPTVEEIAKELNIPREEVVVALESVVEPVSLYEPVFSDDGDTIYVMDQVGDKNDDSNWLDEIALKEAIQNLNPREKKILSMRYFQGKTQMEVASEIGISQAQVSRLEKAALDRIKKEI; this is encoded by the coding sequence ATGCAATATAACAAAGTAGAAATCTGCGGCGTTAATACATCGAAACTCAAAGTCTTGACGGAAAAAGAAAAGATGGAGCTTTTGCGCAAAGCCAGAGAAGGTGACACTCAGGCCAGAGACGAACTGATTAAAGGGAATCTTCGGCTTGTTCTCAGCGTGATTCAACGCTTTACAAACAGGGGTGAAAACCTCGACGACCTGTTTCAGGTTGGCTGCATCGGGTTAATTAAGGCCATTGACCACTTTGACATCAACCAGGGGGTTCGTTTTTCCACATACGGCGTACCAATGATTATCGGAGAAATCCGCCGCTACCTGCGTGACAACAACAGCATTCGTGTGAGCCGTTCGCTTCGCGACACCGCCTACAAAGCCATGCAGGTGAAAGAAAAAATGCTTGCGACAAACAACCGTGAGCCGACCGTAGAGGAAATCGCCAAAGAACTCAACATTCCGCGCGAAGAAGTTGTGGTCGCGCTGGAATCCGTCGTAGAGCCGGTTTCTCTCTATGAACCGGTGTTTTCCGACGACGGTGATACAATTTATGTGATGGACCAAGTCGGCGACAAAAACGACGACAGCAACTGGCTCGATGAAATCGCCTTAAAAGAGGCAATTCAGAATCTGAACCCACGTGAGAAAAAAATACTCTCTATGCGTTATTTCCAAGGAAAAACACAAATGGAGGTAGCCTCGGAAATCGGAATCAGCCAAGCCCAGGTTTCTCGCCTCGAAAAGGCGGCACTCGACCGAATCAAGAAAGAAATTTGA
- a CDS encoding CCA tRNA nucleotidyltransferase — MHFPIPQEVEDILNRFAENGYEAYAVGGCVRDVLLGRVPNDWDVTTSAHPEETMRIFADRRVLKTGLKHGTVTILSGNLPVEVTTFRVDGAYSDGRHPDFVSFTGKLEEDLARRDFTVNAMAYRPQTGLVDCFGGREDLNRKIIRCVGDPDKRYKEDGLRILRALRFASTLGFSLEKNTAESAVRNRGLIDRIASERVRVEFVKLLCGKSAAENLRNYREVIAQFIPEIRPAFDFDQKNPHHRYDVWEHTIHSIETVEPEPVLRLTMFLHDLGKPMCFTQSADGVGHFYGHPKKSAELAKQILKRLRFDKKTENTVLTLVSNHDLPLLPQERSLRKRLNVLGEQNLRLLLKVEEADAKGKGTDKDTYLESLAEVPSVLQRIIEQRQCFQLKDLAVNGEDLIKAGIPEGKAVGKTLQYLLNVVLDGKCANSKQELLMLLQKEGRIH; from the coding sequence ATGCACTTTCCCATTCCGCAGGAAGTCGAAGACATTTTGAATCGGTTTGCGGAAAATGGATATGAGGCTTATGCCGTAGGAGGCTGCGTCCGGGATGTTTTGCTCGGCCGTGTCCCGAACGATTGGGATGTAACAACATCTGCGCACCCTGAGGAAACGATGCGCATTTTTGCCGACAGGCGTGTTTTGAAAACCGGCCTGAAACATGGCACGGTTACGATATTGAGCGGAAATTTGCCTGTTGAGGTAACAACATTTCGGGTTGACGGCGCCTATTCGGACGGTCGGCATCCGGATTTTGTAAGTTTTACGGGCAAGCTCGAGGAAGATTTGGCTCGCCGCGACTTTACAGTGAATGCCATGGCATATCGGCCCCAAACCGGCCTCGTGGATTGCTTCGGCGGCAGGGAAGACCTGAATCGGAAAATTATCCGCTGCGTCGGTGACCCGGACAAGCGTTACAAGGAAGATGGGCTGCGCATTTTGCGGGCACTGCGCTTTGCTTCAACGCTGGGCTTTTCTCTCGAAAAGAACACGGCAGAAAGTGCCGTCAGGAACCGAGGATTAATCGACAGAATCGCTTCGGAGCGTGTGCGTGTGGAGTTCGTTAAGCTCCTCTGCGGCAAGAGCGCTGCGGAAAATTTGCGAAACTACCGAGAAGTAATTGCTCAATTTATTCCGGAAATCCGGCCGGCGTTTGATTTTGACCAGAAGAACCCTCATCACCGCTACGATGTATGGGAACATACGATTCACAGCATTGAGACTGTGGAGCCGGAACCGGTGCTGCGGCTTACCATGTTTCTGCATGACCTTGGCAAACCGATGTGCTTTACGCAAAGCGCTGACGGCGTTGGCCATTTCTATGGCCATCCTAAAAAAAGTGCCGAACTGGCCAAACAGATTCTAAAGCGTTTGCGGTTTGATAAAAAGACAGAGAACACGGTGCTCACACTAGTAAGCAATCATGACCTTCCGCTTTTGCCGCAAGAGCGCTCTCTGCGCAAGAGATTGAATGTTCTCGGCGAGCAGAACCTGCGTCTGCTCCTCAAAGTGGAAGAAGCCGATGCAAAAGGCAAAGGAACCGACAAGGATACTTACTTAGAATCTCTTGCAGAGGTGCCGAGCGTACTTCAGCGCATCATAGAACAGCGGCAATGCTTTCAGCTCAAAGATCTCGCGGTGAATGGCGAGGATCTGATAAAGGCCGGTATTCCGGAAGGCAAAGCTGTCGGAAAGACCTTGCAGTACCTTTTGAATGTGGTACTGGATGGGAAATGCGCAAATTCAAAACAGGAGCTTCTCATGCTTCTTCAAAAGGAAGGGCGAATTCATTGA
- a CDS encoding DNA-deoxyinosine glycosylase: protein MRKFKTGASHASSKGRANSLRGTIVHPLEPVYDKNSRVLVLGTMPSPKSREYGFYYSHPQNRFWRILSDLYHEPLPQTNEEKAALLLRHQIALWDVLHSCKIDGADDASIRDPVPNDIAGLLKKTAIQAVFTTGAKAASLYRKLCLPRTGVEAVALPSTSPANCRFYTYDKLLEAYRVLLQYTK from the coding sequence ATGCGCAAATTCAAAACAGGAGCTTCTCATGCTTCTTCAAAAGGAAGGGCGAATTCATTGAGGGGAACAATCGTTCATCCGCTTGAACCGGTATACGATAAAAATTCCCGGGTTTTGGTGCTTGGCACAATGCCTTCACCAAAATCCCGGGAATACGGGTTTTATTATTCCCATCCGCAGAACCGCTTTTGGCGTATTCTTTCTGATTTGTACCATGAGCCGCTCCCACAGACAAACGAAGAAAAGGCTGCACTTTTGCTTCGACATCAGATTGCCTTGTGGGATGTGCTGCATAGTTGCAAAATTGACGGGGCAGATGATGCGAGCATCCGTGATCCCGTTCCGAATGATATTGCGGGACTCCTGAAGAAAACAGCGATTCAAGCGGTTTTTACCACCGGCGCGAAAGCAGCATCGCTGTACCGAAAACTTTGCCTGCCGAGAACAGGGGTTGAGGCGGTTGCACTTCCGTCCACAAGCCCGGCAAACTGCAGGTTTTATACTTATGACAAGCTGTTGGAAGCCTACCGAGTTTTACTCCAATACACGAAATAG